A window of the Diabrotica undecimpunctata isolate CICGRU chromosome 1, icDiaUnde3, whole genome shotgun sequence genome harbors these coding sequences:
- the LOC140442399 gene encoding uncharacterized protein, whose protein sequence is MGFYNNIRVNYGAEALRLLKDYQKTNVRLAKERNRRLFLLSCRSKGITPKHIVHATSSVQNYIHRNGFWQLQGCQQIIRLDSKLLNVEIATNHRVLKQLEKSITEQKTEIIRSTSEYDWMQFSHIQSIRYNKIFYSIKSDNIKKINSLYQSCCKSVLKTDPKWIKNLSTTTIPDDILGFLALGNKFSIEPKLGKDFQVKTLLADLEYIISSLPSELEQNLIRSRTTNIITNHILNTSKSSNTFFHNLYTKTKKFLKYNPELLVTKADKGNVTVILERTHYLQLCSSLIDNDRSYVSLTSNPTSSLQRKCNTLIASLASSNEIDRNTKKKLTTYNGNIAKFYALPKIHKLTLSSVVVWRIESRMLIGQQKIMKGKGIERRE, encoded by the exons ATGGGGTTCTATAACAACATACGGGTTAATTATGGTGCTGAGGCGTTGAGGTTGCTCAAGGATTACCAAAAAACTAATGTAAGACTAGCAAAAGAAAGGAATCGGAGACTTTTTTTATTGTCATGTCGTTCTAAAGGTATAACACCAAAACACATTGTTCATGCCACCTCCTCTGTCCAAAACTATATTCACAGAAATGGTTTCTGGCAATTGCAGGGATGTCAACAAATTATCAGGTTAGATAGCAAACTTTTAAATGTTGAGATTGCAACCAATCATAGAGTTCTCAAACAGTTAGAAAAATCAATCACTGAACAAAAAACCGAAATCATTAGATCAACCTCGGAATATGATTGGATGCAATTTTCACATATTCAATCtattagatataataaaatattttattcaattaaatcagacaatatcaaaaaaattaactcactatatcagtcctgttgtaaatctgttcttaaaactgatccaaaatggattaaaaactTATCTACCACAACTATTCCTGATGATATTCTAGGTTTCTTGGCattaggaaataaatttagcatcgaaccaaagttaggaaaagattttcaagtaaaaacacttttagcagacttagaatacataatttcttcattgccatctgaattagaacaaaacttaatccgatctagaaccaccaacattatcactaatcacattttgaatacttctaaatcttctaatactttttttcataacttatatactaaaactaaaaaatttcttaaatacaatcctgagctcttagtgacaaaagcagacaaaggtaatgttacagtcatcttagaaagaactcactacttacaactgtgttcttctcttatagataatgatagatcttatgtttcacttacatccaatcccacttcttctctgcaaaggaaatgcaatacattaatcgcatccttagcctcttccaatgagattgaccgtaacacaaagaaaaaactaacaacatataatgggaacattgcaaagttttatgctttgccaaaaatccacaaactaacactatcg AGTGTTGTCGTTTGGAGAATTGAGTCGAGGATGTTgattggtcaacagaaaattatgaAAGGAAAAGGAATTGAGAGAAGAGAATGA